The following are encoded in a window of Nocardioides houyundeii genomic DNA:
- the polA gene encoding DNA polymerase I — protein sequence MTATPSRPRLLLLDGHSLAYRAFFALPVDNFSTSTGQHTNAVYGFTSMLINVMRDEEPTHVGVAFDRSRQTFRLEEYPEYKAKRNKTPDEFKSQLPLIQEVLDALHIPHVELDGFEADDIIATLTTQAVAQGMEVLILTGDRDSLQLVGETSTVLYPMRGVSELARMTPEAVEAKYGVPPHRYPEIAALVGEDSDNLPGVPGVGPKTAAKWINEYDGLDNVIARADQIKGKAGDNLRAHLGDVIRNRHLNALVCDLALDLSPDDMLRQPWDRQEVHTLFDGLEFRVLRDRLFESLTSEEDVEGEGFEVAGTVLAPGALPQWLQQRASAVVGLHVRGSWGAGTGRVEGLAFSDAQGDAAYVDVEQLSPEDDAALATWLADADRPKVMHDAKGPILALAAHGWTLDGLRSDTALAAYLVRPDQRSYDLADLTLRYLRRELKEEVDDGQALLFDQDEAVADLAMLRARAIVDLAAALEDAVEEHGGTRLLADVELPLVGILAGMEQTGIGVDLEHLEALESEFAGEVKKAAEEAFGVIGKEMNLGSPKQLQVVLFDELGMPKTKRTKTGYTTDADALQQLFVKTEHPFLLALLRHRDVSRLRQTVEGLLKTVSPDGRIHTTFNQIIAATGRLSSTDPNLQNIPVRTEEGRRIREGFVVGPGYETLLTADYSQIEMRIMAHLSADELLTEAFRSGQDFHATTASRVFEVAPEDVTPEMRAKIKAMNYGLAYGLSAYGLAQQLKIEPSEARLLMDDYFETFGGVRDYLGGIVDEARKSGFTETIMGRRRYLPDLTSDNRQRREMAERMALNAPIQGSAADLVKVAMHRVHRAMSEQGLRSRMLLQVHDELVFEVAPGETESLSALVRSEMGRAADLSVPLDVSLGTGRSWHEAAH from the coding sequence GTGACTGCGACGCCCTCCCGACCTCGACTCCTCCTGCTCGACGGCCACTCCTTGGCCTATCGGGCGTTCTTCGCGCTCCCGGTGGACAACTTCTCCACCAGCACCGGACAGCACACCAACGCGGTGTACGGGTTCACCTCGATGCTGATCAACGTCATGCGTGACGAGGAGCCGACCCACGTCGGCGTGGCGTTCGACCGCTCGCGCCAGACGTTCCGCCTCGAGGAGTACCCGGAGTACAAGGCGAAGCGCAACAAGACCCCCGACGAGTTCAAGAGCCAGCTGCCGCTGATCCAGGAGGTGCTGGACGCCCTCCACATCCCCCACGTGGAGCTCGACGGCTTCGAGGCCGACGACATCATCGCCACCCTCACCACCCAGGCGGTGGCCCAGGGCATGGAGGTGCTGATCCTCACCGGTGACCGGGACTCGCTCCAGCTGGTGGGGGAGACCTCCACGGTGCTCTACCCCATGCGCGGGGTCTCGGAGCTGGCGCGGATGACGCCCGAGGCGGTGGAGGCCAAGTACGGCGTCCCCCCGCACCGGTACCCCGAGATCGCTGCCCTGGTCGGCGAGGACTCCGACAACCTGCCGGGCGTGCCCGGGGTCGGCCCCAAGACCGCGGCCAAGTGGATCAACGAGTACGACGGCCTGGACAACGTGATCGCCCGGGCGGACCAGATCAAGGGCAAGGCGGGGGACAACCTGCGCGCCCACCTCGGCGACGTCATCCGCAACCGGCACCTCAACGCCCTGGTCTGCGACCTCGCCCTGGACCTCTCCCCGGACGACATGCTGCGCCAGCCCTGGGACCGCCAGGAGGTGCACACGCTCTTCGACGGCCTCGAGTTCCGGGTCCTGCGCGACCGGCTCTTCGAGTCGCTGACCTCGGAGGAGGACGTGGAGGGGGAGGGGTTCGAGGTGGCCGGCACGGTGCTCGCGCCCGGCGCCCTGCCTCAGTGGCTGCAGCAGCGCGCCAGCGCCGTGGTCGGGCTGCACGTGCGCGGGTCCTGGGGGGCCGGGACGGGACGGGTCGAGGGGCTGGCGTTCTCCGACGCGCAGGGAGACGCGGCGTACGTCGACGTCGAGCAGCTCAGCCCCGAGGACGACGCCGCCCTGGCGACCTGGCTGGCCGACGCCGACCGGCCCAAGGTGATGCACGACGCCAAGGGGCCGATCCTGGCGCTGGCCGCCCACGGATGGACACTGGACGGTCTCCGCAGCGACACCGCCCTGGCGGCGTACCTGGTCCGGCCCGACCAGCGCTCCTACGACCTGGCAGACCTCACCCTGCGCTACCTGCGCCGGGAGCTGAAGGAGGAGGTGGACGACGGCCAGGCGCTGCTGTTCGACCAGGACGAGGCCGTCGCGGACCTGGCGATGCTGCGGGCCCGAGCCATCGTCGACCTGGCCGCCGCGCTCGAGGACGCGGTGGAGGAGCACGGCGGGACCCGGCTGCTGGCCGACGTCGAGCTGCCGCTGGTGGGAATCCTCGCGGGGATGGAGCAGACCGGCATCGGGGTGGACCTGGAGCACCTCGAGGCGCTGGAGAGCGAGTTCGCCGGTGAGGTGAAGAAGGCCGCCGAGGAGGCCTTCGGGGTGATCGGCAAGGAGATGAACCTGGGCTCGCCCAAGCAGCTCCAGGTCGTCCTCTTCGACGAGCTGGGGATGCCCAAGACCAAGCGCACCAAGACCGGCTACACCACCGACGCCGACGCACTGCAGCAGCTCTTCGTCAAGACCGAGCACCCCTTCCTGCTGGCCCTGCTGCGTCACCGGGACGTGAGCCGGTTGCGCCAGACCGTGGAGGGGCTGCTCAAGACCGTCTCCCCGGACGGTCGCATCCACACCACGTTCAACCAGATCATCGCCGCCACGGGGCGCCTGTCCAGCACCGACCCCAACCTGCAGAACATCCCGGTGCGGACCGAGGAGGGCCGCAGGATCCGTGAGGGGTTCGTCGTCGGGCCCGGCTACGAGACGCTGCTGACGGCCGACTACAGCCAGATCGAGATGCGGATCATGGCCCACCTCTCCGCCGACGAGCTGCTGACCGAGGCGTTCCGCTCAGGTCAGGACTTCCACGCCACCACCGCCTCCCGGGTCTTCGAGGTCGCCCCCGAGGACGTGACGCCCGAGATGCGCGCGAAGATCAAGGCGATGAACTACGGCCTCGCCTACGGCCTGTCGGCGTACGGACTGGCCCAGCAGCTGAAGATCGAGCCGTCCGAGGCGCGGCTGCTGATGGACGACTACTTCGAGACCTTCGGGGGAGTGCGGGACTACCTCGGCGGAATCGTCGACGAGGCGCGCAAGTCCGGCTTCACCGAGACCATCATGGGGCGTCGGCGCTATCTGCCCGACCTGACCAGCGACAACCGCCAGCGGCGCGAGATGGCCGAGCGGATGGCGCTGAACGCTCCGATCCAGGGATCTGCCGCAGACCTGGTCAAGGTCGCGATGCACCGGGTCCACCGTGCGATGTCGGAGCAGGGCCTGCGCTCCCGGATGCTGCTCCAGGTCCACGACGAGCTGGTGTTCGAGGTCGCGCCGGGCGAGACGGAGTCGCTGTCGGCCCTGGTCAGGTCGGAGATGGGCCGTGCCGCCGACCTCAGCGTCCCGCTCGACGTCTCGCTGGGCACCGGGCGCAGCTGGCACGAGGCTGCCCACTAG
- a CDS encoding lipopolysaccharide biosynthesis protein: MQMRDKLGNLMRTGAGIAVAMGVMNVATYGYTMIAAKMLGPQAYGRFIATMAVLLVVSVVSLGLQTTAARRISADPAHVGQIQADILRFTLRASLILGAVLLVLSPVVNAVLKLDNLMMAALIGPAAVPLTMMGGQAGTLQGERKWLPLGVLYISAGVPRLLVGTAMLLWEPNELVAFLAVILGSVAPVVVGWWALRPVREPEVSTELPQGREIAKEIFHNSQALLAFFALSNVDIVVARNVLSEHDAGLYAGGLILAKAMLFLPQFVVVVAFPAMASAHERRRALGRSLALVSALGLVGTGTVALLSSLAMVFVGGEDFAEIQGRLWLFAILGTAMSMLQLVVYSVIARQGQRSVYLVWAALAAVVLGGLMVGSITSLLVWVVLVDLALLVALLAISFLLVPDDALPEPQDVSQHPV; the protein is encoded by the coding sequence ATGCAGATGAGGGACAAGCTCGGGAACCTGATGCGCACCGGCGCAGGGATCGCTGTCGCCATGGGTGTCATGAACGTGGCCACCTACGGCTACACCATGATCGCGGCCAAGATGCTCGGCCCGCAGGCCTACGGTCGCTTCATCGCCACCATGGCGGTGCTCCTGGTGGTCAGCGTCGTGTCCCTGGGGCTCCAGACCACGGCCGCTCGGCGCATCTCCGCAGACCCGGCGCACGTCGGGCAGATCCAGGCTGACATCCTCCGGTTCACCCTGCGCGCCTCCCTCATCCTGGGCGCGGTGCTGCTGGTCCTCTCCCCGGTCGTCAACGCCGTCCTCAAGCTCGACAACCTGATGATGGCCGCGCTCATCGGACCGGCCGCGGTGCCCCTGACCATGATGGGCGGGCAGGCCGGCACCCTGCAGGGCGAACGGAAGTGGCTGCCGCTTGGCGTCCTCTACATCTCCGCCGGGGTGCCGCGGCTGCTGGTCGGGACCGCGATGCTGCTCTGGGAGCCCAACGAGCTCGTGGCCTTCCTGGCCGTGATCCTGGGATCCGTCGCCCCGGTGGTCGTGGGGTGGTGGGCGCTGCGCCCGGTCCGTGAGCCCGAAGTCTCCACGGAGCTGCCGCAGGGGCGGGAGATCGCCAAGGAGATCTTCCACAACTCCCAGGCTCTCTTGGCCTTCTTCGCTCTCTCCAACGTGGACATCGTGGTGGCGCGCAACGTGCTCAGCGAGCACGACGCCGGTCTCTACGCAGGTGGTCTGATCCTGGCCAAGGCGATGCTGTTCCTGCCCCAGTTCGTCGTGGTGGTCGCCTTCCCGGCCATGGCCTCGGCCCACGAGCGCCGGCGGGCCCTGGGACGAAGCCTCGCCCTGGTCTCGGCGCTGGGGCTCGTCGGCACCGGCACGGTCGCCCTGCTCTCCTCCCTGGCGATGGTCTTCGTCGGCGGGGAGGACTTCGCGGAGATCCAGGGGAGGCTCTGGCTGTTCGCCATCCTGGGGACCGCGATGTCCATGCTCCAGCTGGTGGTCTACTCGGTCATCGCCCGGCAGGGACAGCGATCGGTCTACCTGGTCTGGGCCGCGCTGGCCGCCGTGGTGCTCGGCGGCCTGATGGTCGGGTCGATCACGTCGCTGCTCGTCTGGGTGGTCCTGGTGGACCTCGCGCTGCTGGTGGCCCTGCTGGCCATCAGCTTCCTGCTGGTCCCCGACGACGCCCTGCCCGAACCCCAGGACGTCTCCCAGCACCCGGTCTGA
- a CDS encoding class I SAM-dependent methyltransferase, whose translation MHRPTYTFAEVWEIADGIPGWLTRAQAQALWDRAACLPPGSVVLEIGSHQGRSAVVLAAALPEGSRLVAVDPFGAGWKYGQSDTEQQFRNNLERAGVTGDVEVQVATSAQVLDSWHEPLALVYVDGKHDYWSVLHDLGWSRHLPAGGHLLVHDSFSSIGVTLGVLRHGWGRGASLRYRGRTGSLADFEAGPVSLRDRLALLTPLPWWCRNVAVKVLLRLRLRRAAAGLFGHTDSADPF comes from the coding sequence ATGCACCGACCGACGTACACCTTCGCGGAGGTGTGGGAGATCGCCGACGGCATCCCCGGGTGGCTCACCCGCGCCCAGGCCCAGGCCCTGTGGGACAGAGCCGCGTGCCTGCCGCCGGGCTCGGTGGTGCTGGAGATCGGCAGCCACCAGGGCCGGTCGGCGGTCGTCCTGGCCGCGGCGCTGCCCGAGGGTTCGCGCCTCGTGGCCGTCGATCCGTTCGGGGCCGGCTGGAAGTACGGGCAGTCCGACACCGAGCAGCAGTTCCGCAACAACCTCGAGCGTGCGGGTGTCACGGGAGACGTCGAGGTCCAAGTCGCCACCTCGGCGCAGGTGCTCGACTCCTGGCACGAGCCGCTGGCGCTGGTGTACGTGGACGGCAAGCACGACTACTGGTCCGTCCTGCACGACCTGGGCTGGTCGCGCCACCTGCCGGCCGGCGGGCACCTGCTGGTCCACGACTCGTTCTCCTCGATCGGCGTCACCCTCGGCGTGCTGCGACACGGGTGGGGGCGAGGAGCCTCCCTGCGCTACCGCGGGCGCACCGGGTCCCTGGCCGACTTCGAGGCGGGCCCGGTGTCGCTGCGTGACCGGCTGGCCCTCCTCACGCCCCTGCCCTGGTGGTGCCGCAACGTCGCGGTCAAGGTGCTGCTGAGACTCAGGCTGCGCCGTGCGGCGGCCGGGCTCTTCGGGCACACCGACTCCGCGGACCCCTTCTGA
- a CDS encoding glycosyltransferase family 4 protein — MRFVFLSWRDSTHPDGGGSEVFVERVAQELAARGHQVTIRCARHGAAPTREWLGGVLIRRAGGRLGVYPRALLWLLGPGRRYDGVVDVINGLPFASPLVRRRGVTALVHHLHREQWQIIYPGWPGSLGWFVESRIVPRLYRRLPFVTVSEASRHDLIALGLPEQSVTVARNGLDVTRSKAQEAPTPTLAVCSRLVPHKQIEHAFVALATLSHELPDLRLDVVGDGWWRDRLEADAERLGVRDRVTFHGHVSESERDRLLAEAWVHLLPSVKEGWGLSIMEAAAQQTPTIAYLSAGGVNESVQDGSTGLLVADLDGMITASRRLLVGHAERARLGRQAAERARRFTWGATADQVEKIMISGGRRS, encoded by the coding sequence ATGCGCTTCGTCTTCCTCTCCTGGCGCGACTCCACCCACCCCGACGGCGGAGGGTCGGAGGTGTTCGTGGAGCGGGTCGCGCAGGAGCTGGCCGCCCGGGGGCACCAGGTGACGATCCGCTGCGCCCGGCACGGCGCAGCACCGACCCGGGAGTGGCTGGGGGGCGTGCTGATCCGTCGTGCCGGTGGGCGCCTGGGGGTCTATCCCCGTGCCCTGCTCTGGCTGCTCGGCCCGGGCCGGAGGTACGACGGGGTCGTGGACGTCATCAACGGTCTGCCGTTCGCATCGCCGCTGGTACGACGTCGCGGGGTCACCGCTCTGGTGCACCACCTGCACCGCGAGCAGTGGCAGATCATCTACCCCGGCTGGCCCGGAAGCCTGGGCTGGTTCGTGGAGAGCCGCATCGTCCCTCGCCTGTACCGACGGCTGCCCTTCGTCACCGTGTCAGAGGCGAGCCGGCACGACCTCATCGCCCTCGGCCTGCCCGAGCAGTCCGTGACGGTGGCTCGCAACGGGCTGGACGTCACCAGGAGCAAGGCTCAGGAAGCGCCCACGCCCACGCTCGCCGTGTGCTCGCGACTGGTGCCGCACAAGCAGATCGAGCACGCCTTCGTCGCGCTCGCCACTTTGTCGCACGAGCTGCCCGACCTTCGCCTCGACGTCGTCGGGGACGGCTGGTGGCGCGATCGTCTCGAGGCCGACGCCGAGCGGCTCGGCGTACGCGACCGGGTCACCTTCCACGGGCACGTCAGCGAGTCCGAGAGGGATCGACTCCTGGCCGAGGCCTGGGTGCACCTGCTGCCGTCCGTCAAGGAGGGGTGGGGGCTCTCCATCATGGAGGCGGCAGCCCAGCAGACGCCGACGATCGCCTACCTGAGCGCCGGCGGCGTCAACGAGTCAGTGCAGGACGGGTCAACCGGCCTGCTCGTGGCCGACCTGGACGGCATGATCACGGCTTCCCGCCGTCTCCTGGTGGGACATGCAGAACGCGCCCGGCTCGGCAGACAAGCTGCCGAGCGGGCGCGTCGCTTCACCTGGGGCGCAACCGCCGATCAGGTGGAGAAGATCATGATCAGCGGCGGTCGCCGTAGTTGA
- a CDS encoding bifunctional glycosyltransferase/class I SAM-dependent methyltransferase, with product MHNSVLAPQPTDGSTEARTEPRVGVLVVAYNAAGTLVQTLSRLPQTFARTVDHIMVCDDASSDNTYEIGLRFKNGSHLPLTVVRHEKNLGYGGNQKAGYQWAIEHGLDIVVLLHGDGQYAPEHIEDLVQPLLDGEADAVFGSRMLERGSALSGGMPLYKYLGNKVLTKFENKLAGLDLSEWHSGYRAYRVGALAELDLSSYSDDFDFDTEIILGLHDKGMRISEVPIPTYYGDEICYVNGMKYAKDVTRDVISFRLNKMGLGDGSHGLDTDAYDLKPSPHSSHGVLLDWLGRAKPGRVLDVGCSDGKFAALVRAHGHHVTGVDLVEHEGVSERVDAFIQADLNAGLPSETGGGYDLIVAGDVLEHVIDPESLLSDLRDRLSEGGEVLISIPNFGHWYPRGRTAVGRFDYDQRGPLDQGHVRFFTRRSFGRLIEACDMKVNEMRAVGSPIDVLGRGSDNTKLIQVAERAAVVDRAATKAWPTLFGYQFLYRLERA from the coding sequence ATGCACAACTCAGTTCTTGCACCACAGCCCACAGACGGCTCCACCGAGGCACGCACCGAGCCGCGGGTGGGGGTCCTGGTGGTCGCCTACAACGCCGCCGGCACGCTCGTCCAGACTCTGTCCCGACTTCCCCAGACCTTTGCGCGCACCGTCGACCACATCATGGTCTGCGACGATGCCAGCTCGGACAACACCTACGAGATCGGGCTGCGGTTCAAGAACGGCTCGCACCTGCCGCTCACCGTGGTGCGCCACGAGAAGAACCTCGGGTACGGCGGCAACCAGAAGGCCGGCTACCAGTGGGCCATCGAGCACGGGCTCGACATCGTGGTGCTGCTGCACGGGGACGGCCAGTACGCCCCCGAGCACATCGAGGACCTGGTGCAGCCGCTGCTCGACGGCGAGGCCGACGCGGTCTTCGGCTCCCGGATGCTGGAGCGCGGGTCCGCGCTGTCGGGTGGGATGCCCCTCTACAAGTACCTGGGCAACAAGGTGCTGACGAAGTTCGAGAACAAGCTTGCCGGCCTCGATCTCAGCGAGTGGCACAGCGGCTACCGCGCCTACCGCGTCGGCGCCCTGGCCGAGCTGGACCTGTCCTCGTACTCCGACGACTTCGACTTCGACACCGAGATCATCCTCGGGCTGCACGACAAGGGGATGCGCATCAGCGAGGTCCCGATCCCCACGTACTACGGCGACGAGATCTGCTACGTCAACGGCATGAAGTACGCCAAGGACGTCACCCGCGACGTGATCTCCTTCCGGCTGAACAAGATGGGCCTCGGCGACGGTTCGCACGGCCTGGACACCGACGCCTACGACCTCAAGCCGTCCCCGCACTCCTCGCACGGGGTGCTGCTGGACTGGCTGGGGCGCGCCAAGCCGGGTCGCGTGCTGGACGTGGGCTGCTCCGATGGCAAGTTCGCCGCTCTGGTGCGCGCCCACGGGCATCACGTCACCGGCGTGGACCTCGTTGAGCACGAAGGGGTCTCCGAGCGCGTCGACGCCTTCATCCAGGCCGACCTCAACGCCGGCCTGCCGTCGGAGACGGGCGGCGGCTACGACCTGATCGTCGCCGGCGACGTGCTCGAGCACGTGATCGACCCCGAGTCGCTGCTCTCCGACCTGCGGGACCGTCTTTCCGAAGGTGGCGAGGTCCTGATCTCCATCCCCAACTTCGGTCACTGGTACCCCCGTGGTCGCACCGCGGTGGGCCGCTTCGACTACGACCAGCGCGGTCCCCTGGACCAGGGCCACGTCCGCTTCTTCACCCGCCGCAGCTTCGGCCGCCTGATCGAGGCGTGCGACATGAAGGTCAACGAGATGCGGGCGGTCGGATCGCCGATCGACGTGCTGGGTCGAGGCTCGGACAACACCAAGCTGATCCAGGTCGCCGAACGTGCCGCCGTGGTCGATCGAGCGGCCACGAAGGCTTGGCCCACGCTCTTCGGGTACCAGTTCCTCTATCGCCTGGAGCGCGCTTGA
- a CDS encoding 2OG-Fe(II) oxygenase: MGDNELIDFNRLTENLAEKSVAYRAAEPFPHIVLDDVLRPEAFAKAAGEFPGIHDEFWKGYLHVNETKYSNTEPDTWGSTLREVAEQFCSDEFVAYLTELTGIEGLIPDWSMDGGGLHQTLRGGHLNLHADFTTHHVHENWARRVNILLYLNEEWEDEWGGKLELWDKNMTACQGRVTPAGNRMLVFTTSFDSFHGHPDGLTCPEDVARRSMALYYFTVEDAPERRSTNYQARPEESAVKKAAIWADRNALDAYDRLKRRLNISDEKVNTVLTKLHRVRRKK, from the coding sequence ATGGGAGACAACGAGCTGATCGACTTTAACCGGCTGACCGAGAATCTCGCAGAGAAATCGGTGGCCTACCGCGCGGCGGAGCCCTTCCCACACATCGTCCTGGACGACGTGCTGCGGCCTGAGGCCTTCGCGAAGGCGGCAGGGGAGTTCCCCGGAATTCACGACGAGTTCTGGAAGGGCTACCTGCACGTCAACGAGACCAAGTACTCCAACACCGAGCCTGACACCTGGGGGTCCACCCTGCGAGAGGTGGCCGAGCAGTTCTGCTCTGACGAGTTCGTCGCCTACCTCACCGAGCTGACCGGCATCGAGGGGCTCATCCCCGACTGGTCGATGGACGGCGGAGGGCTCCACCAGACGCTGCGTGGGGGACACCTCAACCTGCACGCCGACTTCACCACCCACCACGTCCACGAGAACTGGGCGCGGCGGGTGAACATCCTGCTCTACCTCAACGAGGAGTGGGAGGACGAGTGGGGCGGCAAGCTGGAGCTGTGGGACAAGAACATGACCGCATGCCAGGGCAGGGTCACCCCTGCCGGCAACCGGATGCTCGTCTTCACCACGTCCTTCGACAGCTTCCACGGTCACCCGGACGGGCTCACCTGCCCCGAGGACGTGGCACGCCGGTCCATGGCCCTCTACTACTTCACCGTGGAGGACGCCCCCGAGCGGCGCTCGACCAACTATCAGGCACGCCCTGAGGAGAGCGCGGTCAAGAAGGCTGCCATCTGGGCAGACCGCAACGCCCTGGACGCGTACGACCGCCTGAAGCGTCGCCTGAACATCTCCGACGAGAAGGTGAACACGGTGCTCACCAAGCTCCACAGGGTGCGCCGCAAGAAGTAG
- a CDS encoding acyltransferase family protein, with the protein MSEALSTVRRRTAIYDGLRGIAIIVIILHHGWMLWPTEDLHANPVTNTLFRAGNSAVSIFFVVGFFLATRSMLNRAGTEAGVRPAVLIIRRYVRFAGSLVFALAALTVITASDDVDEFTDSQTRQSLFRIMTFTWNQFLQQHALDARSDLGHLWYLSVDFQVFVFVVLLVWLLQRHRAWLVVALGGVLLFCFAWRYHVYQTEGIYQALLRTTVRMDAPLMGAFAAAAMPYLARVRWSSWMGAAALVALVPLSHLAVEDEDFFLAPGVGVSIALALFMVATSLAEPPAWMTTFLSFRPLAYLGEHSLTIFIWHYPIFWLVSRHSQDWTTFERTVTGLTIALGLAWISDLLVERRVQKFLAADSWRDMERLGLVPWLVSRLRNDGRQDGTSTTGDQVGSDAGVNLSKEGESTSPGQDTGGDARADAKDDHAEDAPAQGHRRASHRA; encoded by the coding sequence ATGTCGGAAGCCCTGAGCACGGTCCGCCGCCGTACCGCGATCTATGACGGACTGCGCGGAATCGCCATCATCGTGATCATCCTGCACCACGGCTGGATGCTCTGGCCGACCGAGGACCTGCACGCCAACCCAGTGACGAACACGCTGTTCCGGGCGGGCAACTCGGCCGTGTCGATCTTCTTCGTGGTGGGCTTCTTCCTCGCCACGCGCAGCATGCTGAACCGCGCCGGGACAGAGGCCGGCGTCCGTCCGGCGGTACTGATCATCCGCCGCTACGTCCGGTTCGCCGGCTCCCTGGTGTTCGCCCTGGCTGCCTTGACGGTGATCACCGCCTCGGACGACGTCGATGAGTTCACCGACAGCCAGACGCGTCAGTCGTTGTTCCGCATCATGACCTTCACCTGGAACCAGTTCCTCCAGCAGCACGCCTTGGACGCACGCTCGGACCTGGGGCACCTGTGGTACCTGTCGGTCGACTTCCAGGTCTTCGTGTTCGTGGTGCTCCTGGTCTGGCTGCTGCAGCGTCACCGGGCCTGGCTGGTGGTGGCGCTCGGTGGCGTGCTGCTGTTCTGCTTCGCCTGGCGCTACCACGTGTACCAGACCGAGGGCATCTACCAGGCGCTGCTCCGCACCACGGTGCGCATGGACGCACCCTTGATGGGCGCCTTCGCGGCCGCCGCGATGCCCTACCTGGCCCGTGTGCGCTGGAGCAGCTGGATGGGCGCCGCGGCCCTGGTCGCGCTGGTGCCTCTGTCCCACCTCGCGGTGGAGGACGAGGACTTCTTCCTGGCTCCCGGCGTCGGGGTGAGCATCGCGCTCGCCCTCTTCATGGTGGCCACCTCGCTGGCCGAGCCCCCCGCCTGGATGACGACGTTCTTGTCCTTCCGCCCGCTCGCCTACCTGGGTGAGCACTCGCTGACCATCTTCATCTGGCACTACCCGATCTTCTGGTTGGTCTCGCGGCACAGCCAGGACTGGACCACCTTCGAGCGCACGGTCACTGGACTCACCATCGCGCTCGGCCTCGCCTGGATCAGTGACCTGCTGGTCGAGCGCCGGGTGCAGAAGTTCCTGGCTGCGGACTCGTGGCGGGACATGGAGCGCCTCGGCCTGGTCCCGTGGCTGGTCTCCCGGCTGCGCAACGACGGCCGCCAAGATGGGACCAGCACCACCGGCGACCAGGTCGGCAGCGACGCGGGCGTCAACCTGAGCAAGGAGGGCGAGAGCACCAGCCCCGGCCAGGACACCGGCGGCGACGCCCGCGCGGACGCGAAGGACGACCATGCTGAGGATGCACCGGCACAGGGGCACCGTCGGGCCTCGCACCGCGCCTGA
- a CDS encoding DUF3068 domain-containing protein → MRKGAAIVLSVLGAFLVLVAIMAQFYAPDRLMKTPLDVKTVTRLDGTAELADGEGGTNSFPVRATSITYADSDLSDDKVVSFASSQCLFKDEGEVDQCVSAQDSEDRLISAETDNFATDRKTGESVNDPKYVPPGSVAHSGVVNKWPFEAEQIDYPYWDGMVGDAVTAAFDRTEMVEDMEVNVYKIEVSDVPAEVTTDTPGTYSSSKEVWIEPLTGQIVNQVDHQERYTADGDPFLILDLGFTDEQVQANYEEISDTVASLTLIKDTVPLVGLVVGLPLLLLGLFLGYRNSRAKENA, encoded by the coding sequence ATGCGCAAGGGCGCAGCTATTGTCTTGTCGGTACTCGGTGCGTTCTTGGTCCTCGTCGCCATCATGGCGCAGTTCTACGCTCCGGACAGGCTGATGAAGACGCCGCTTGACGTGAAGACGGTCACGCGGCTCGACGGAACGGCCGAGCTGGCGGACGGTGAGGGCGGCACCAACTCCTTCCCGGTCCGAGCCACCAGCATCACCTACGCCGACAGTGATCTGTCGGACGACAAGGTCGTCTCCTTCGCGAGCTCACAGTGTCTGTTCAAGGACGAGGGCGAGGTCGACCAGTGCGTGTCGGCCCAGGACTCCGAGGACCGGTTGATCAGCGCAGAGACCGACAACTTCGCCACCGACCGCAAGACGGGGGAGTCGGTCAACGACCCCAAGTACGTCCCGCCGGGCAGCGTTGCCCACTCCGGTGTCGTGAACAAGTGGCCCTTCGAGGCCGAGCAGATCGACTACCCCTACTGGGACGGGATGGTCGGTGACGCGGTCACCGCGGCCTTCGACCGCACCGAGATGGTGGAGGACATGGAGGTCAACGTCTACAAGATCGAGGTGAGCGACGTGCCGGCCGAGGTCACCACCGACACCCCGGGCACGTACAGCTCCTCCAAGGAGGTCTGGATCGAGCCCCTGACCGGCCAGATCGTGAATCAGGTCGATCACCAGGAGCGCTACACCGCCGACGGCGACCCGTTCCTCATCCTGGACCTCGGGTTCACCGACGAGCAGGTGCAGGCGAACTACGAGGAGATCAGCGACACCGTCGCGTCCCTGACGCTCATCAAGGACACCGTCCCCCTGGTCGGGCTCGTGGTGGGCCTGCCGCTGCTGCTGCTCGGTCTCTTCCTCGGCTACCGCAACAGCCGCGCCAAGGAAAATGCCTGA